In Zunongwangia sp. HGR-M22, the sequence TACTAAATTCCCGTTCTTCTTCAAAGGGCGGGAATTTTTTTGATTCCCTCCATAAGTTACTTGGCTTTCGGCCAAAAAATCTTTCTTTCTATGAAAGAGCTTTTACACATCGATCTTTAAACATTAAAGATAATGAGGGTAACGCTATAAATTACGAGCGATTAGAATTCTTAGGCGATGCTATGCTTGGTTCTGTAATTGCCTCCCATCTTTTTAAAGAAGTTCCAGAAGGAGATGAAGGTTACCTCACAAAAATGCGTTCTAAAATTGTAAGTAGAAAGCATTTAAATGAATTAGGAAAAGATATGAATCTAATTAAATTCGTTAAATCTAACATTCCTAATGATCAATTTGGGGTAAATATTCATGGTAATATTTTTGAAGCCTTGATAGGTGCTATATATCTTGACAGAGGATATAAGTATTGTAATAAATTTATTTACTATCGGGTAATAGAACCTTACGTGGATATCGAGACTTTAGAAGGTCGCGTAATAAGCTACAAAAGCTTATTGATAGAATGGTGCCAAAAGAAAAAAAAGGAATTTAATTATCAAGTC encodes:
- the rnc gene encoding ribonuclease III, with translation MSVIRNILNSRSSSKGGNFFDSLHKLLGFRPKNLSFYERAFTHRSLNIKDNEGNAINYERLEFLGDAMLGSVIASHLFKEVPEGDEGYLTKMRSKIVSRKHLNELGKDMNLIKFVKSNIPNDQFGVNIHGNIFEALIGAIYLDRGYKYCNKFIYYRVIEPYVDIETLEGRVISYKSLLIEWCQKKKKEFNYQVYEDTGNDELKHFAVKLWIDKKVIAKARATSKKKAEEKASKRAYYALQNKIN